Proteins from a single region of Streptomyces glaucescens:
- a CDS encoding LysR substrate-binding domain-containing protein produces MLRRCDAVLRPGPGFDATHLQRTFTVQAADLLLVGLARNLTERIHAEAPRVDVVFLPEAVEGGPGLRQGWVDVELGVLGHLDPEIRTRQLARTPLVGIARSGHPLFEGRIDARRFAAADHIGISRLGKRLGPIDSALAELGLHRRTAVVVPSHTSAMMLARDTDLVALSLADWLPDTVTAMGLRTFPVPLDLPPLDLGMAWHPRNSADPGHRWFREHLAAVVLAAPAEPGALARTSG; encoded by the coding sequence TTGCTGCGCCGCTGCGACGCCGTCCTGCGGCCCGGCCCCGGTTTCGACGCCACGCACCTCCAGCGCACCTTCACGGTGCAGGCGGCCGACCTGCTGCTGGTGGGACTGGCGAGGAACCTGACCGAGCGGATCCACGCCGAGGCGCCTCGGGTCGACGTCGTCTTCCTGCCGGAGGCGGTGGAGGGCGGCCCCGGGCTGCGGCAGGGCTGGGTGGACGTCGAACTGGGCGTCCTCGGACACCTGGACCCGGAGATCCGGACCCGGCAGCTCGCGCGGACACCCCTGGTCGGCATCGCCCGCAGCGGCCACCCCCTCTTCGAGGGGCGCATCGACGCCCGCCGCTTCGCCGCGGCCGACCACATCGGCATCTCCCGGCTCGGCAAGCGCCTCGGGCCCATCGACAGCGCGCTCGCGGAACTCGGGCTGCACCGCCGGACCGCGGTCGTGGTGCCCAGCCACACGAGCGCGATGATGCTCGCCCGGGACACCGACCTCGTCGCGCTCAGCCTGGCCGACTGGCTCCCCGACACCGTCACCGCGATGGGGCTGCGGACGTTCCCCGTCCCCCTCGATCTGCCGCCCCTCGACCTCGGGATGGCCTGGCACCCCCGCAACTCGGCCGATCCCGGGCACCGCTGGTTCCGTGAGCACCTGGCGGCCGTCGTCCTCGCGGCACCAGCGGAACCGGGGGCGTTAGCCCGTACTTCCGGCTGA